A stretch of the Lactuca sativa cultivar Salinas chromosome 9, Lsat_Salinas_v11, whole genome shotgun sequence genome encodes the following:
- the LOC111898703 gene encoding histidinol-phosphate aminotransferase, chloroplastic isoform X1, producing the protein MGAIDLYNGLSLCMVKSSNGFRFSSSLKTKTCDFSRNQRKLNCMASISATVEEGRQQLTGDSFIRHHLRELSPYQSILPFEVLSTRLGRKPEEIVKLDANENPYGPPPEVFEALGAMKFPYIYPDPESRRLRAALAEDSGLESEYILVGCGADELIDLIMRCVLDPGDSIVDCPPTFTMYEFDAAVNCARVIKVPRKTDFSLDVEKIAEAVEHQKPKIIFLTSPNNPDGSVISDDVLLKILDLPILVVLDEAYIEFSGLDSKMRWVKQHDNLIVLRTFSKRAGLAGLRVGYGAFPLSIIEYLWRAKQPYNVSVAAELSACAALQNPTYLEKVKVALVEERERLYALLKQVPFLNPYPSHSNFILCEVTAGRDAKNLKEDLAKMGVMIRHYSNKELKGYVRVSVGKPDQTDALMDCLTRLS; encoded by the exons ATGGGTGCGATTGACTTATACAATGGTTTATCTCTTTGCATGGTCAAATCCAGCAACGGTTTTCGCTTTTCGTCATCATTGAAAACAAAAACTTGTGACTTTTCAAGGAATCAGAGGAAGTTGAATTGCATGGCCTCTATTAGCGCAACGGTCGAAGAGGGAAGACAACAATTGACTGGGGATTCCTTCATCAGACATCATCTTAGAGAATTGTCCCCATACCAATCCATATTGCCCTTCGAG GTTTTGTCAACTCGTCTTGGTAGGAAGCCCGAGGAGATTGTAAAATTAGATGCAAATGAGAATCCGTATGGTCCACCTCCAGAG GTTTTCGAGGCATTAGGAGCAATGAAATTTCCTTATATTTATCCGGACCCTGAAAGTCGTAGACTGCGTGCTGCCCTTGCTGAGGATTCTGGGCTTGAATCTGAGTATATCCTTGTAGGCTGTGGGGCTGATGAGCTAATTGATCTCATTATGCG GTGTGTGCTTGATCCAGGTGACAGTATTGTAGACTGTCCTCCAACCTTTACAATGTATGAATTTGATGCAGCTGTTAATTGTGCACGTGTTATAAAAG TACCTCGGAAGACAGACTTTAGTTTGGATGTAGAAAAGATTGCTGAAGCTGTTGAGCATCAGAAACCAAAGATCATTTTTCTAACTTCTCCCAATAATCCTGATGGGAG TGTGATCAGTGATGATGTTCTATTGAAGATACTTGATCTACCGATACTTGTTGTCCTGGATGAAGCATACATTGAATTTTCAGGACTTGATTCTAAGATGCGATGGGTCAAGCAACATGACAATCTTATTGTTCTTCGCACATTTAGCAAAAGGGCAG GGTTAGCAGGACTACGGGTGGGGTATGGAGCATTTCCTTTGAGCATTATTGAGTACCTCTGGAGGGCAAAGCAACCTTATAATGTCTCTGTTGCTGCTGAACTCTCTGCTTGTGCTGCATTGCAGAATCCCACTTATCTGGAG AAAGTAAAAGTGGCCCTGGTAGAAGAAAGAGAGAGGCTTTATGCGCTTTTAAAACAAGTCCCATTTCTAAATCCATATCCAAGCCATTCCAATTTTATACTTTGCGAGGTCACTGCTGGAAGAGATGCTAAGAACctaaag GAAGATCTTGCAAAAATGGGGGTGATGATACGTCACTACAGCAACAAAGAACTGAAGGGCTATGTCCGTGTTTCTGTTGGTAAACCAGATCAAACTGACGCTTTAATGGATTGCCTCACCCGTCTATCTTGA
- the LOC128129106 gene encoding secreted RxLR effector protein 161-like, producing MTFFLGLEVQQQKSGISICQSKYIADMLVKYSLSKPASTLVSKTDKLHADPTDTDVNHSLYRGMIGSLLYLAASRPDIMFGTILCARFQANPKESHLIAVKRIFRYLKGTQNLTLWYPRDSALELFGYTDSDYAGCNLDKKSTSGGCHFLGNRLISWSSKKQTSVAISTAEADLLRYAVIFERDNHYLFKTV from the exons atgacctttttcttaggtcttgaggtTCAGCAACAAAAATCAGGTATCTCAATTTGTCAAAGTAAATATATTGCTGACATGCTTGTTAAGTACTCTCTTAGCAAACCAGCTTCTACTCTGGTGTCCAAGACTGACAAGCTACACGCTGATCCCACCGACACTGATGTTAATCACTCTctttatcgaggaatgattggatctcttctCTACCTCGCTGCAAGTCgccctgatatcatgtttggaaccattctttGTGCtagattccaagctaatcccaaggaGTCTCATCTCATTGCAGTTAAACGCATCTTTCGATACTTAAAGGGCACTCAAAACTTGACATTGTGGTACCCTCGTGACTCAGCACTTGAACTCTTTGGATACACTGATTCCGACTATGCAGGATGCAACTTAGACAAGAAGAGCACGTCAGGTGGATGTCATTTCCTTGGAAATCGACTAATCAGttggtctagcaagaagcaaaccTCAGTAGCTATctccactgcagaagctga TTTGTTAAGATACGCAGTTATTTTCGAAagagataatcattacctttttaaaACCGTTTAA
- the LOC111898703 gene encoding histidinol-phosphate aminotransferase, chloroplastic isoform X2, translated as MASISATVEEGRQQLTGDSFIRHHLRELSPYQSILPFEVLSTRLGRKPEEIVKLDANENPYGPPPEVFEALGAMKFPYIYPDPESRRLRAALAEDSGLESEYILVGCGADELIDLIMRCVLDPGDSIVDCPPTFTMYEFDAAVNCARVIKVPRKTDFSLDVEKIAEAVEHQKPKIIFLTSPNNPDGSVISDDVLLKILDLPILVVLDEAYIEFSGLDSKMRWVKQHDNLIVLRTFSKRAGLAGLRVGYGAFPLSIIEYLWRAKQPYNVSVAAELSACAALQNPTYLEKVKVALVEERERLYALLKQVPFLNPYPSHSNFILCEVTAGRDAKNLKEDLAKMGVMIRHYSNKELKGYVRVSVGKPDQTDALMDCLTRLS; from the exons ATGGCCTCTATTAGCGCAACGGTCGAAGAGGGAAGACAACAATTGACTGGGGATTCCTTCATCAGACATCATCTTAGAGAATTGTCCCCATACCAATCCATATTGCCCTTCGAG GTTTTGTCAACTCGTCTTGGTAGGAAGCCCGAGGAGATTGTAAAATTAGATGCAAATGAGAATCCGTATGGTCCACCTCCAGAG GTTTTCGAGGCATTAGGAGCAATGAAATTTCCTTATATTTATCCGGACCCTGAAAGTCGTAGACTGCGTGCTGCCCTTGCTGAGGATTCTGGGCTTGAATCTGAGTATATCCTTGTAGGCTGTGGGGCTGATGAGCTAATTGATCTCATTATGCG GTGTGTGCTTGATCCAGGTGACAGTATTGTAGACTGTCCTCCAACCTTTACAATGTATGAATTTGATGCAGCTGTTAATTGTGCACGTGTTATAAAAG TACCTCGGAAGACAGACTTTAGTTTGGATGTAGAAAAGATTGCTGAAGCTGTTGAGCATCAGAAACCAAAGATCATTTTTCTAACTTCTCCCAATAATCCTGATGGGAG TGTGATCAGTGATGATGTTCTATTGAAGATACTTGATCTACCGATACTTGTTGTCCTGGATGAAGCATACATTGAATTTTCAGGACTTGATTCTAAGATGCGATGGGTCAAGCAACATGACAATCTTATTGTTCTTCGCACATTTAGCAAAAGGGCAG GGTTAGCAGGACTACGGGTGGGGTATGGAGCATTTCCTTTGAGCATTATTGAGTACCTCTGGAGGGCAAAGCAACCTTATAATGTCTCTGTTGCTGCTGAACTCTCTGCTTGTGCTGCATTGCAGAATCCCACTTATCTGGAG AAAGTAAAAGTGGCCCTGGTAGAAGAAAGAGAGAGGCTTTATGCGCTTTTAAAACAAGTCCCATTTCTAAATCCATATCCAAGCCATTCCAATTTTATACTTTGCGAGGTCACTGCTGGAAGAGATGCTAAGAACctaaag GAAGATCTTGCAAAAATGGGGGTGATGATACGTCACTACAGCAACAAAGAACTGAAGGGCTATGTCCGTGTTTCTGTTGGTAAACCAGATCAAACTGACGCTTTAATGGATTGCCTCACCCGTCTATCTTGA